A window of the Ipomoea triloba cultivar NCNSP0323 chromosome 14, ASM357664v1 genome harbors these coding sequences:
- the LOC116005066 gene encoding binding partner of ACD11 1-like isoform X1 has protein sequence MSVPMDQGDNKPGEDIKPAPNPENETINPPKIMTVKVTNVALAALEEDVKEFFSFSGEIHFIELQRESETTQLAYVTFNDPQGVDAALLLSGAFISNLSVSIVPAENYQLPPHAPPLNAPSAAEKAGEVASTVLAKGFIFGKDALKKAKSFDERHQLTSNASAAVASIDRKMGLTEKLSIGTVVVGGKAREMNDRYQMSEKAKVAMAAAEQTASTAGTALASNRYVSGGASWFSVKLNAVAKAASVVSALTVEKVKKAEEEKWENITKERAVNVNDLAQVHLDQSSFGDVPAAAAASDSSSSDDEDDSKKNKHGSK, from the exons ATGTCG GTCCCAATGGACCAGGGTGATAATAAACCTGGAGAAGATATTAAGCCTGCACCTAACCCTGAAAATGAGACCATCAATCCACCAAAG ATAATGACGGTCAAAGTTACTAATGTCGCCTTAGCTGCGTTAGAAGAGGATGTAAAAGAGTTCTTCTCTTTTTCGGGTGAAATCCACTTCATTGAACTGCAAAG GGAGAGTGAGACAACTCAACTTGCATATGTAACATTCAATGATCCTCAGGGAGTAGACGCTGCACTGCTGCTTTCG GGAGCGTTCATATCTAATCTTTCAGTCTCTATAGTACCGGCAGAGAACTATCAGCTTCCCCCTCACGCTCCTCCTCTGAACGCC CCATCTGCTGCGGAGAAAGCGGGGGAAGTTGCCAGCACTGTCCTTGCGAAGGGGTTTATCTTCGGAAAGGACGCCCTGAAGAAGGCGAAATCGTTCGACGAGAGGCACCAGTTGACCTCAAACGCCTCGGCGGCGGTGGCTTCAATCGACAGGAAAATGGGGCTGACGGAGAAGCTGAGCATCGGGACGGTGGTGGTCGGCGGGAAGGCGCGTGAGATGAACGACCGTTACCAGATGTCGGAGAAGGCCAAAGTGGCGATGGCCGCGGCGGAGCAGACGGCCAGCACCGCCGGCACAGCTCTGGCCAGCAACCGCTACGTCTCCGGCGGCGCGTCGTGGTTCTCCGTCAAGCTTAACGCCGTGGCAAAAGCGGCCAGCGTCGTGAGCGCGTTGACGGTGGAGAAGGTGAAGAAAGCGGAAGAGGAAAAGTGGGAAAACATCACCAAGGAAAGGGCTGTTAACGTTAACGATTTGGCTCAGGTCCACCTGGACCAATCATCATTTGGAGATgttccggcggcggcggcggcctcTGATTCATCGTCatctgatgatgaagatgatagCAAAAAGAATAAACATGGTAGTAAATAA
- the LOC116005066 gene encoding binding partner of ACD11 1-like isoform X2: MDQGDNKPGEDIKPAPNPENETINPPKIMTVKVTNVALAALEEDVKEFFSFSGEIHFIELQRESETTQLAYVTFNDPQGVDAALLLSGAFISNLSVSIVPAENYQLPPHAPPLNAPSAAEKAGEVASTVLAKGFIFGKDALKKAKSFDERHQLTSNASAAVASIDRKMGLTEKLSIGTVVVGGKAREMNDRYQMSEKAKVAMAAAEQTASTAGTALASNRYVSGGASWFSVKLNAVAKAASVVSALTVEKVKKAEEEKWENITKERAVNVNDLAQVHLDQSSFGDVPAAAAASDSSSSDDEDDSKKNKHGSK; encoded by the exons ATGGACCAGGGTGATAATAAACCTGGAGAAGATATTAAGCCTGCACCTAACCCTGAAAATGAGACCATCAATCCACCAAAG ATAATGACGGTCAAAGTTACTAATGTCGCCTTAGCTGCGTTAGAAGAGGATGTAAAAGAGTTCTTCTCTTTTTCGGGTGAAATCCACTTCATTGAACTGCAAAG GGAGAGTGAGACAACTCAACTTGCATATGTAACATTCAATGATCCTCAGGGAGTAGACGCTGCACTGCTGCTTTCG GGAGCGTTCATATCTAATCTTTCAGTCTCTATAGTACCGGCAGAGAACTATCAGCTTCCCCCTCACGCTCCTCCTCTGAACGCC CCATCTGCTGCGGAGAAAGCGGGGGAAGTTGCCAGCACTGTCCTTGCGAAGGGGTTTATCTTCGGAAAGGACGCCCTGAAGAAGGCGAAATCGTTCGACGAGAGGCACCAGTTGACCTCAAACGCCTCGGCGGCGGTGGCTTCAATCGACAGGAAAATGGGGCTGACGGAGAAGCTGAGCATCGGGACGGTGGTGGTCGGCGGGAAGGCGCGTGAGATGAACGACCGTTACCAGATGTCGGAGAAGGCCAAAGTGGCGATGGCCGCGGCGGAGCAGACGGCCAGCACCGCCGGCACAGCTCTGGCCAGCAACCGCTACGTCTCCGGCGGCGCGTCGTGGTTCTCCGTCAAGCTTAACGCCGTGGCAAAAGCGGCCAGCGTCGTGAGCGCGTTGACGGTGGAGAAGGTGAAGAAAGCGGAAGAGGAAAAGTGGGAAAACATCACCAAGGAAAGGGCTGTTAACGTTAACGATTTGGCTCAGGTCCACCTGGACCAATCATCATTTGGAGATgttccggcggcggcggcggcctcTGATTCATCGTCatctgatgatgaagatgatagCAAAAAGAATAAACATGGTAGTAAATAA